The genomic window GCGTGATCAACGCCGGCCGGGTGCTGGCCGTCGACACCCCCGCCGAGCTGGGCGGCCGCTCGACGGCCGAGGCCGAGGTGACCTGGCTCGAGAACGGCGCCACCCAGAGTCTGCACACCAAAGAGCCCACCGCGGCGGTACGGGACATCGCCGCCCGTTTCGGTGACAGCGCGGAGATCCCGCACCTGGCCGTGCACCGGCCCACCCTCGAAGACGTCTACCTCGACCTGATCGGAAGCCCGCGATGACCACCGCGACCACCCCGCGCGAACCCTCGGTCGCGTCCCTGCGCGAACCCTCGGTCGCGTCTCTCTGCGCGGCCCGCGCCGGCGTCGAACTGCGCCAGTTCTTCCGCGAACGCACCGCCATGGTGTTCACGTTCGCGTTCCCCGTCGTCCTCCTGGTGCTGCTCGGCTCGATCTTCGACCGGCAGATCGCCGGCCTCGGCATCCCGGCCAGCCAGCTCCTGGTCGCCGGCATGATCGCGGCAGGTGTCGGTTCGACCTGCTTCGTCAACCTCGCCACCAGCATCACCAGCGACCGCGAGGACGGCACCCTGAAACGGCTGCGCGGCGTGCCGATGCCGCCGGTCGCCTACTTCGTCGGCAAGGTCGTGCTGGTCCTGGTCACCGCCGCAGCCGAAGTAGTGATCGTGCTGGCGGTCGGGGTGGGCTTCTACGACCTGCCGCTGCCCTCGGACGCCACCCGCTGGGCCACCTTCACCTGGGTCTTCCTCCTCGGCGTCATCGGCTGCGCGCTGCTGGGCACCGCCATCAGCAGCATCCCCCGCTCGGTCCGGGCCGCGGCACCGATCGTCAACCTGCCGTTCCTGATCCTCCAGTTCGTCTCCGGCATCTTCATCGTGCCGCTGAGCGCCCTGCCGGAGCCGTTGCAGCAGTTCGGCGCGGTGTTCCCGCTCAAATGGATGGCGCAGGGCTTCCGCTCGGTGTTCCTACCGGACTCCGCGGCCTCCTTGGAGGCGGCCGGCACCTGGGAACACGGCCGCATCGCCCTGGTACTCACCGCCTGGTGCCTGGGCGGCCTGGCCCTGTGCCTGACCACGTTCCGCTGGCAGGGCCGCAAGGACGGCTGACCCGAAGGGCCGGGGATCTCTTCAACGCCGGTGCCGGGGCCCCTGGGCTACGTGGGATCTCGGGGTGTCGGCGGGGTCGGGACCGCGGTCGGCGTCGGCCGCGCTCCTGACGTCGCCGGCGTGCAGGTGCAGGTGGGCGCCGCCGGGCCGGGCCAGGCCGGCGCCTTCGATGTCCACGTCCGGCAGGGCCCGGTCCAGCCACCGCGGAAGCCACCATGCGCTGCGGCCCAACAGGTGCAACACCGCGGGGACCAGTGTCATGCGGACGATGAACGCGTCCACGACGACGCCGACGGCCAGGGAGAAGCCGATGGCCTTGATGGTGGCGTCGCTGCCAAGATGAAGGCCGCGAACACGCCGTCATGCTCCGAAGGGCAGTGATCCCCGGGTGGCCTGCGGGAGTGCTGAGGCGCGATCGTACGAGGCGAGCAGTTCCTGGACGGCCTGGGCCGGAGTGAGGGACCCGTCCAGGACCCGTTGCCGTACGTCACCGGCGGTGGCCCGTACCGCCGGGTGGGTTTCGAAGCGGGTCAGCACGGCTTGCCGGGCCATCGCCCACATCCAGTCCGCCTGCTGGGCCCGCCGCCTCCCGGCGATGTCCGTCTGCGCGCGGTGCGCGGCCAGCTGGGCCCACACCTCGTCGACGCCGGTCTCCTCCAGGGCACTGCACGTCAGGACGGGTGTCACCCAGCCACCGCCGTCGTCGAGCATCCGCAGCGCGCCGGACAGGTCCCGGGCTGCGCGTTTCGCCTCGACGACGTGCGGGCCGTCGGCTTTGTTGACGGCGATGACGTCGGCGAGTTCCAGGATGCCTTTCTTGATGCCCTGGAGCTGGTCGCCCGCGCGGGCCAGGGCGAGGAACAGGAAGGTGTCGACCATGCCGGCGACGGTGGTCTCGGACTGGCCCACGCCGACCGTCTCCACGATCACCACGTCGTACCCGGCGGCCTCCACCACGACGATCGCCTCACGGGTGGTCTTCGCGACACCGCCCAGGGTGCCGCTGGTCGGTGACGGCCGGACGTAGGCGGCCGGGTCGGCGGCGAGCCGGGCCATCCGGGTCTTGTCGCCGAGGATGCTGCCGCCGGTACGCACCGACGACGGGTCGACGGCGAGCACCGCGACCCGGTGCCCGGCAGCGGTGAGGTCGCTGCCGAGCGTGTCGATGAAGGTGGACTTGCCGACGCCGGGCACCCCGCTGATGCCGATCCGGTGGGATCGGCCGGCGTCCGGGGTGAGCAGGGCGAGCAGTTCCTGTGCCCGGATCTGGTGGTCGGCCCGGGTGGACTCGACCAGGGTGATGGCGCGGGCCACCCAGGCCGGGATGCGGGACCGCACCCCGGCGGCGATCGTCTCGGGGGTCATCCCGGGTGGCCGAGCCGGGCGGACAGGTCGCTGAGCAGACCGAGCGCGGCCTCGGCGAGGACGGTTCCGGGCCCGAAGATCGCGGCGGCACCGGCGGCGCGCAGCGCGTCGTGGTCCTGCGGCGGAATCACCCCACCCGCGATGATCATGATGTCGGACCGGCCCTGAGCGGCGAGTTCGTCCCGGAGCGCGGGCACCAGGGTGAGGTGGCCGGCCGCGAGGGAGTTGACGCCGACGATGTGCACGTCGGCTTCGACGGCCTGCCGGGCGACCTCGGCCGGGGTGGCGAACAGCGGGCCGACGTCCACGTCGAAACCGAGGTCGGCGAAGGCGGTGGCGATCACCTTCTGACCGCGGTCGTG from Actinoplanes derwentensis includes these protein-coding regions:
- a CDS encoding ABC transporter permease; this encodes MTTATTPREPSVASLREPSVASLCAARAGVELRQFFRERTAMVFTFAFPVVLLVLLGSIFDRQIAGLGIPASQLLVAGMIAAGVGSTCFVNLATSITSDREDGTLKRLRGVPMPPVAYFVGKVVLVLVTAAAEVVIVLAVGVGFYDLPLPSDATRWATFTWVFLLGVIGCALLGTAISSIPRSVRAAAPIVNLPFLILQFVSGIFIVPLSALPEPLQQFGAVFPLKWMAQGFRSVFLPDSAASLEAAGTWEHGRIALVLTAWCLGGLALCLTTFRWQGRKDG
- the meaB gene encoding methylmalonyl Co-A mutase-associated GTPase MeaB, whose product is MTPETIAAGVRSRIPAWVARAITLVESTRADHQIRAQELLALLTPDAGRSHRIGISGVPGVGKSTFIDTLGSDLTAAGHRVAVLAVDPSSVRTGGSILGDKTRMARLAADPAAYVRPSPTSGTLGGVAKTTREAIVVVEAAGYDVVIVETVGVGQSETTVAGMVDTFLFLALARAGDQLQGIKKGILELADVIAVNKADGPHVVEAKRAARDLSGALRMLDDGGGWVTPVLTCSALEETGVDEVWAQLAAHRAQTDIAGRRRAQQADWMWAMARQAVLTRFETHPAVRATAGDVRQRVLDGSLTPAQAVQELLASYDRASALPQATRGSLPFGA